Proteins from one bacterium genomic window:
- the xerD gene encoding site-specific tyrosine recombinase XerD, translating into MTLDDYPLIGSFVSYLLAEKGLSVNTAKSYRRDLHAFSNYLDEVPLDEVEPRHIEAFLSYLMEKGLSPVSSRRVLSCLRHFYRYLVLKGMLEKCPTANIESPRQWVHLPSCLTSEEVETLLNAPDVSEPPGLRNKSMLEMMYATGMRVSELCDLCTTSLNLPERFVRCTGKGAKQRLIPIGAEAVKWTAEYLRRGRPLLMKERTSPYLYVPQKRGKRLSRQFVWEMIRRYAAECGLNKRVYPHILRHSFATHLLQNDADLLSIKMMLGHSDLSTTQIYTHVAKDRLKALHEKFHPRG; encoded by the coding sequence GTGACCCTCGACGACTACCCGCTGATAGGTTCCTTCGTCTCCTATCTACTTGCCGAAAAGGGACTCTCAGTCAACACAGCAAAGAGCTACCGGCGAGACCTCCATGCGTTCAGCAACTACCTAGACGAAGTCCCACTGGACGAGGTCGAGCCGCGTCACATCGAGGCATTTCTCTCCTACCTCATGGAGAAGGGCCTCTCCCCCGTCTCGTCACGCCGTGTATTGTCCTGCCTGAGGCATTTTTACAGGTATCTCGTCCTGAAAGGCATGCTCGAGAAATGCCCGACGGCCAACATCGAATCGCCCAGGCAATGGGTCCACCTTCCCAGCTGCCTAACATCAGAGGAGGTCGAAACGCTCTTGAACGCACCTGATGTCTCCGAGCCGCCAGGCCTGCGCAACAAGTCGATGCTGGAGATGATGTACGCCACGGGGATGCGCGTATCGGAGCTGTGCGACCTCTGCACGACGAGCCTCAACCTTCCTGAGCGCTTCGTTCGGTGCACGGGCAAAGGCGCGAAGCAACGGCTGATACCGATCGGGGCCGAGGCTGTCAAGTGGACGGCTGAATACCTGAGGCGGGGCCGCCCGCTGCTAATGAAGGAGAGGACCTCGCCCTACCTTTACGTCCCACAGAAAAGAGGGAAGCGACTGTCGAGGCAGTTTGTGTGGGAGATGATCAGGCGTTACGCGGCGGAGTGCGGCCTGAACAAGAGGGTCTATCCCCACATCTTGCGCCACTCCTTCGCAACGCACCTTCTACAGAACGACGCCGATCTCTTGTCGATCAAGATGATGCTCGGCCACTCAGACCTCTCCACCACGCAGATATACACCCACGTCGCAAAGGATCGCCTCAAGGCGCTGCACGAGAAGTTCCACCCGAGGGGGTGA
- a CDS encoding multiheme c-type cytochrome — translation MGAGDAFGGKSKRDEIYTELLLKVYGMLHYDGLNLGRREFTYGLEYLKNSSKETSFPFLAANVVDKATKKPIFEPYVIKTFGEKSTLGVKHSGIKIGIFGVAATDSGRSMSIEDKEKVEFLDPITTAESIVGELSRKCDMIIGMGNMEMQMARKLTSEVKGINLFLISGNMRRLYKPEVVQGTDTILLKCAARGKQAGKLTLTFDVKGHKVKTHSGELVSIDDKFPKDRTIEGMIRDAKRRGDEITRKKNAERTSSKKTTEAKNLPNFRPRYVGSQSCAKCHKDIYDRWSKTRHANAMATLVKMGKDKDPGCFRCHTTGYADSQGYLNQQDTPQLANVQCEACHGPASMHLDNSRIRLRKPTLRVCEVCHTTARSRPLDWERDKKLVH, via the coding sequence TTGGGAGCCGGCGATGCCTTCGGCGGCAAAAGCAAGCGCGACGAGATATACACCGAGCTCTTGCTGAAGGTCTATGGGATGCTGCATTACGACGGCCTGAACCTCGGCAGGAGGGAGTTTACCTATGGCCTCGAGTACCTGAAAAATAGCAGCAAGGAGACCTCCTTCCCGTTCTTGGCGGCCAACGTCGTCGATAAGGCCACCAAGAAGCCCATCTTCGAACCCTATGTCATCAAGACCTTCGGTGAGAAGAGCACCCTAGGGGTTAAACACAGCGGGATCAAGATAGGTATATTCGGCGTGGCGGCGACCGACTCCGGCCGCTCCATGAGCATAGAAGACAAGGAGAAAGTCGAGTTTTTGGACCCGATCACCACCGCAGAGAGCATCGTCGGGGAATTGAGCAGGAAGTGCGACATGATAATCGGGATGGGCAACATGGAGATGCAGATGGCGCGAAAGCTCACCAGCGAGGTCAAGGGCATCAACCTCTTCCTCATATCCGGCAACATGCGGCGCCTCTACAAGCCTGAGGTCGTCCAGGGAACGGACACGATACTGCTCAAATGCGCCGCTCGTGGCAAACAGGCGGGCAAGCTCACCCTCACCTTCGACGTCAAGGGGCACAAGGTCAAGACACACTCCGGCGAGCTCGTTTCAATAGACGATAAATTCCCGAAGGACAGAACCATCGAGGGGATGATAAGGGACGCCAAGAGAAGAGGGGACGAGATCACTCGCAAGAAAAATGCAGAGAGGACCTCGTCCAAAAAAACCACGGAGGCCAAGAATCTACCGAACTTTCGGCCAAGATATGTCGGTTCACAGTCCTGTGCCAAATGCCACAAGGATATCTATGACAGATGGAGCAAGACGAGGCACGCCAACGCTATGGCCACGCTCGTCAAAATGGGTAAGGACAAAGACCCCGGCTGCTTCCGCTGCCATACCACGGGCTACGCGGATTCTCAAGGCTATCTCAATCAGCAGGATACGCCCCAACTGGCTAATGTGCAATGTGAGGCGTGCCACGGGCCAGCAAGCATGCACCTTGATAACAGCAGGATACGGCTCAGAAAACCCACCCTGCGAGTCTGCGAAGTCTGCCACACAACTGCGCGTAGCAGACCTCTCGACTGGGAAAGGGACAAGAAACTCGTCCACTGA
- a CDS encoding ABC transporter ATP-binding protein: MSEEVQNAIEVTGVSKWFGEREVLSGVTFAVRRFETVGLLGPNGAGKTTIMRIIAGVLRQDSGRVSIEGTDVASRRDYAIRKIGYMPEKPPLYRELTVTAYLGFWARLRDVPRPELHDRVETVISAAGLGDVRDMITRKLSKGYGQRLNLAQAIVHDPSLVILDEPTAGLDPDQIVKTRELISRLGTEKTLIVSSHILADVAKTCDRVIIINAGRVVGESLPAQESEKESAERISSLERLYLETVHKM; the protein is encoded by the coding sequence ATGAGCGAGGAGGTCCAGAACGCAATCGAGGTAACGGGGGTCTCTAAATGGTTCGGCGAGCGAGAGGTCCTTTCGGGGGTGACGTTCGCAGTCAGGCGGTTCGAGACCGTGGGCCTTCTTGGGCCAAACGGGGCTGGCAAGACGACGATAATGCGGATAATCGCAGGCGTTTTGAGGCAGGATTCTGGGCGGGTATCGATCGAGGGCACGGACGTAGCCTCGCGGCGCGACTATGCAATCAGGAAGATTGGTTACATGCCTGAAAAGCCCCCGCTGTATCGTGAATTGACCGTTACGGCATACCTTGGGTTCTGGGCACGGCTGCGGGATGTACCCCGGCCTGAGCTTCACGACCGTGTGGAAACGGTCATATCTGCGGCTGGCCTTGGCGACGTCAGAGATATGATTACCAGAAAGCTGTCCAAAGGGTATGGGCAGCGGTTGAACCTGGCACAGGCGATCGTGCACGACCCATCTTTGGTCATACTTGACGAGCCGACAGCTGGCCTAGACCCTGACCAGATTGTAAAGACGCGAGAGCTCATCTCCAGGCTGGGGACCGAAAAGACGCTGATCGTATCGTCACATATTCTTGCCGACGTGGCAAAAACTTGTGACCGGGTCATAATCATCAACGCCGGCCGCGTGGTTGGCGAGAGTTTGCCGGCCCAAGAATCGGAGAAGGAGTCTGCCGAGAGGATATCCTCGCTTGAGAGGCTATACTTGGAGACAGTGCACAAGATGTAG
- the cas6 gene encoding CRISPR-associated endoribonuclease Cas6: MRVRLRFRLEGPAGQRIPVNYNSWLVSAVYRWLALSSSDYADFLHNEGYRMNNRVYKLFCFSQLQVSKRRVLGEWLHLEAQDFSWCVSSAKEEFIAHLLAGFSKDPELTVAGVRATGQKVEQIPEPSFKLPVQFVCLSPITVSIWDADSTKNPIRYLAPGKEFVEAVRVNLKRKHQLIFGKPPSDESFGMNFDADYAARRKRITRLINFKGIKVRGVLCPFTVDGSKELVRVGYECGFGEKNSIGFGMVEARGT, encoded by the coding sequence ATGAGAGTAAGGCTTCGCTTCCGGCTCGAGGGACCTGCCGGGCAAAGGATACCGGTCAACTACAACAGCTGGCTTGTCTCGGCCGTGTATCGCTGGCTGGCGCTCTCCTCAAGCGATTACGCGGACTTCCTGCACAATGAGGGGTACCGAATGAACAACCGCGTGTATAAGCTTTTCTGTTTCTCACAGCTTCAGGTCAGCAAGAGACGCGTTCTCGGCGAATGGCTGCATCTTGAGGCCCAGGACTTCAGCTGGTGCGTGAGTTCAGCAAAGGAGGAGTTCATTGCCCACCTCCTCGCCGGCTTCAGCAAAGACCCGGAATTGACGGTCGCGGGAGTCCGGGCGACGGGTCAGAAGGTCGAGCAGATACCCGAGCCTTCCTTCAAGCTGCCTGTGCAATTTGTGTGCCTCAGCCCGATAACGGTATCTATTTGGGACGCTGATTCCACCAAAAACCCGATAAGGTACCTCGCCCCGGGCAAGGAGTTCGTCGAGGCGGTGCGGGTGAACCTCAAGAGAAAACACCAGCTGATCTTTGGCAAGCCGCCGTCCGATGAGAGCTTCGGCATGAATTTCGACGCAGACTACGCTGCACGGAGAAAACGAATAACCAGACTCATCAATTTCAAGGGCATCAAGGTTCGCGGCGTGCTCTGCCCGTTCACCGTGGACGGAAGCAAGGAATTGGTCCGAGTAGGATACGAGTGCGGATTCGGCGAGAAGAACTCGATCGGTTTTGGCATGGTCGAGGCGCGGGGCACATGA
- a CDS encoding MlaD family protein has translation MKRLSKPEIRVGIFLIVGIALFTGFVFSVGEQSRIFEPKYRLWAYFARVSGLVAGAPVMLEGVDVGSVEDIELLLDPIGSRIRVTLLIERRVQDKIRADSKARIETMGLLGDKYIEITMGSFDKPVVEDGSILKSVEPVDYNAVLKRGQSVLKQLDEGSESLAQILKKIDEGKGLAGAIVNEEIDVKGAMDNFKSATQKLNAVLDEIKTGKGTLGMLLYDRNTRDNLAGVISSLDRIIAGIQGGTGTLGKLVKDDALYERLAVDIGDSARSLNSLLATLQSGEGLLPKLISKEGSAKMVEDLTGAIRSLNEASATLNSVAHKIDSGQGTLGKLINDPLIYDDLRDLLKGAKKSWFIRHLIKKGKKESEKRKKQAGKEEPEE, from the coding sequence ATGAAACGACTTAGCAAACCTGAAATAAGGGTCGGCATATTCCTCATTGTCGGCATTGCACTGTTTACTGGTTTTGTTTTCTCTGTTGGAGAACAAAGCCGTATCTTCGAGCCAAAATACAGGCTATGGGCGTATTTTGCACGGGTGAGTGGGCTCGTGGCCGGAGCCCCGGTGATGCTCGAGGGGGTTGACGTCGGATCGGTGGAGGACATCGAGCTGCTCCTTGACCCGATCGGGAGTCGCATCAGAGTAACTTTACTTATCGAAAGACGTGTCCAGGACAAAATCCGAGCGGACTCAAAGGCTCGCATCGAGACGATGGGTCTTTTGGGCGACAAATACATCGAGATAACGATGGGCAGTTTCGACAAGCCGGTGGTGGAAGACGGAAGCATACTGAAGTCTGTGGAGCCGGTAGACTACAACGCTGTGCTGAAACGCGGTCAGAGCGTTCTGAAACAGCTTGACGAGGGGTCCGAGTCGCTTGCGCAGATACTCAAGAAAATCGACGAGGGGAAGGGCCTTGCGGGTGCGATCGTTAATGAGGAGATCGACGTCAAAGGGGCAATGGACAATTTCAAGAGCGCAACCCAAAAGCTCAATGCGGTCCTCGATGAGATCAAGACAGGCAAAGGCACGCTCGGAATGCTGCTTTATGACAGGAACACGCGAGATAACCTGGCCGGCGTGATCTCTTCGCTAGACCGCATTATAGCGGGCATCCAGGGAGGGACAGGAACGCTAGGCAAGCTCGTGAAGGATGATGCGCTTTACGAGCGACTGGCGGTTGACATTGGCGATTCGGCCCGCAGCCTCAACTCGCTCTTGGCCACCCTTCAGTCCGGCGAGGGGCTTCTACCCAAGCTGATTAGCAAGGAGGGCAGCGCCAAGATGGTTGAGGACCTGACGGGCGCGATAAGAAGCCTTAACGAGGCATCTGCCACGCTTAACAGCGTCGCTCACAAGATCGATTCTGGCCAGGGCACGCTCGGCAAGCTCATAAACGATCCCTTGATCTACGACGATCTCAGAGACCTTCTCAAAGGCGCCAAGAAGAGCTGGTTCATCCGTCACCTAATCAAAAAGGGCAAAAAGGAGTCGGAAAAAAGAAAGAAGCAGGCCGGCAAGGAGGAGCCGGAGGAATAG
- a CDS encoding pentapeptide repeat-containing protein yields the protein MTNETVISKNDLELALKEGKRFGSLILTEKELRNIHAEQADLRLAFLDNNDLQGADLRMINLSFSRLTFCKLDYADLSAANLTYTSFYGASLRHTRLVAAFLPSAYLQRADLTGAQLKHAYAIRAVFKEANLKSSVLSFCDLSDACLDGANLTRCTLEESSLKASSMVGAYLRQTNLRGTNLKAAIMDSSVVISCDLTSATLLRTSLRQALLRNLTATKANLAGASFVSSWIENCDLSKSNLSRCDFSSAHISDSSFDEDYLNFSSFAGASLTNCSFANVHLESADFSGATLVNVDFDGVNLSTVKGLDAAH from the coding sequence TTGACCAATGAAACCGTTATCTCCAAGAACGACCTGGAGCTCGCCCTCAAAGAAGGGAAGAGATTCGGCTCACTGATCCTAACCGAAAAGGAGCTCAGGAACATCCACGCCGAGCAGGCTGACCTGAGGCTAGCCTTTCTTGACAACAACGACCTTCAGGGCGCAGACCTTCGAATGATCAACCTGAGTTTCTCCAGGCTCACGTTCTGCAAGCTGGACTACGCGGACCTTTCCGCCGCCAACCTCACCTACACGAGCTTTTACGGCGCCTCGCTCCGCCATACACGGCTTGTTGCGGCGTTCCTGCCGAGTGCGTATCTTCAGCGGGCAGATCTAACGGGTGCACAATTGAAGCACGCCTACGCCATCCGTGCAGTTTTTAAGGAGGCCAACCTGAAGTCATCTGTTCTCTCCTTCTGCGACCTCTCGGACGCTTGCCTGGATGGGGCAAACCTAACGCGTTGCACCCTTGAGGAATCATCCTTGAAAGCATCGTCTATGGTGGGCGCCTACTTACGCCAGACCAACCTCAGGGGCACTAACCTCAAAGCCGCAATCATGGACAGCTCCGTCGTGATCAGCTGTGATCTCACGTCCGCAACGTTGCTCAGAACTTCTTTGAGGCAAGCACTGCTTCGGAACTTGACCGCTACAAAAGCCAATCTGGCCGGCGCATCGTTCGTAAGCTCATGGATAGAAAACTGCGATCTCTCAAAATCGAATCTGTCCAGATGTGATTTCTCCTCTGCACATATCTCGGACAGCTCCTTCGACGAGGACTATCTGAACTTCTCATCCTTCGCAGGCGCAAGCTTGACCAACTGCTCCTTCGCCAACGTCCACCTTGAGAGCGCCGACTTCAGTGGCGCAACGCTCGTGAACGTTGACTTCGACGGAGTTAACCTGAGCACTGTGAAGGGTCTTGACGCTGCTCACTGA
- a CDS encoding TrkA family potassium uptake protein, with translation MGKFAVIGLGSFGEYVAKSLMARGNEVLVIDRDPGKIQKVKDFVSSAMTANAADKEFLNEADIADVEAVIIGLNERDMAASILATMYLKEMGIKKIVVKASSSDHKTILEKVGATETVFPEREVAERLSSSISSSNVYDQIPLADNFGILELVAPAKFVVDHLESLDMRAKYGAQVLFLRRPVRHLSSQEKPKVEDCEVVFPDKGTAVKPGDILILAGCTESLEKIKGMKPSVG, from the coding sequence ATGGGCAAATTTGCCGTCATTGGATTGGGCTCGTTCGGCGAGTATGTGGCCAAAAGCCTGATGGCTCGAGGCAACGAGGTGCTGGTCATCGATAGGGACCCCGGGAAAATCCAGAAGGTTAAGGACTTCGTCTCCAGCGCAATGACCGCCAACGCAGCGGACAAGGAGTTTCTCAACGAGGCCGACATTGCGGACGTTGAGGCCGTCATAATCGGCCTGAACGAAAGGGACATGGCCGCCAGCATTCTCGCTACCATGTATCTTAAAGAGATGGGCATCAAGAAGATCGTCGTCAAGGCAAGCAGCAGTGACCACAAAACGATACTTGAGAAGGTCGGCGCAACAGAGACCGTCTTTCCGGAGCGCGAAGTTGCCGAGCGCCTTTCCTCGAGCATATCCTCGTCGAACGTTTATGACCAGATTCCGCTTGCAGACAATTTCGGCATTCTCGAGCTAGTAGCGCCGGCCAAATTCGTCGTCGATCATCTTGAGAGCCTCGACATGCGAGCCAAATACGGGGCTCAGGTGCTGTTTCTAAGAAGGCCGGTCAGACATCTTTCTTCTCAGGAAAAGCCCAAGGTCGAGGACTGCGAGGTCGTCTTCCCGGACAAGGGAACAGCCGTCAAGCCGGGCGACATACTTATCCTCGCTGGCTGCACGGAGTCCCTTGAGAAAATCAAGGGGATGAAACCATCGGTGGGGTAG